One Streptomyces sp. NBC_00223 genomic window carries:
- a CDS encoding ABC transporter permease: MTSPSQAAADGDSLTLEPEGGSGTPGAKGTPELAGRTPRQLAWLRFKRDRTGVVCAGVVIFFIVIALAAPLISKLYGKNAYDLYGQDDGLLNSYALPIGANGGMSAAHWFGVEPQLGRDVFMLLIYGIRTSLLIALAVTVISVATGVLFGLTQGYLAGKTDYFMGRLSDFMLSFPQQLFFIAFSPVAISLFVGVGDAEPWWVRPLVLIGVQFLLGWMSIGRLVRAQVLSLREREFVEAARISGASSWRIIRKELLPNIWSTILVQSTLMLPVFVTAEAGLSYLGVGILPPTPDWGLMFQTGATFYKSDITFMFFPGIAMVIFVVAFNLLGDSVRDALDPKTLR, from the coding sequence ATGACGAGTCCAAGCCAGGCTGCCGCTGACGGCGACAGCCTCACCCTCGAGCCCGAGGGCGGGTCCGGCACGCCGGGCGCCAAGGGCACCCCGGAGCTCGCCGGACGTACGCCCAGACAGCTCGCCTGGCTCCGCTTCAAACGCGACCGGACGGGCGTCGTCTGCGCGGGCGTCGTGATCTTCTTCATCGTCATCGCGCTCGCCGCTCCCCTGATCTCCAAGCTGTACGGGAAGAACGCGTACGACCTCTACGGCCAGGACGACGGGCTGCTCAACAGCTACGCCCTGCCGATCGGGGCCAACGGCGGTATGAGCGCCGCCCACTGGTTCGGTGTCGAACCCCAGCTGGGCCGCGATGTGTTCATGCTGCTGATCTACGGCATCAGGACGTCGCTGCTGATCGCGCTGGCGGTCACCGTGATCTCGGTGGCCACCGGGGTGCTGTTCGGCCTCACCCAGGGCTATCTGGCCGGGAAGACGGACTACTTCATGGGCCGGCTCTCGGACTTCATGCTGTCCTTCCCCCAGCAGCTCTTCTTCATCGCCTTCTCCCCGGTCGCCATCTCGCTGTTCGTCGGTGTCGGCGACGCGGAGCCCTGGTGGGTGCGCCCGCTGGTGCTGATCGGCGTGCAGTTCCTGCTCGGCTGGATGAGCATCGGCCGACTGGTCCGCGCCCAGGTGCTGTCGCTGCGGGAACGCGAGTTCGTGGAGGCGGCCAGGATCAGCGGCGCCTCGTCCTGGCGGATCATCCGCAAGGAGCTGCTGCCGAACATCTGGAGCACCATCCTGGTGCAGTCCACCCTCATGCTGCCGGTCTTCGTGACGGCCGAGGCCGGTCTGTCCTACCTCGGCGTCGGCATCCTCCCGCCGACCCCGGACTGGGGTCTGATGTTCCAGACCGGTGCCACGTTCTACAAGAGCGACATCACCTTCATGTTCTTCCCCGGTATCGCGATGGTGATCTTCGTGGTCGCCTTCAACCTGCTCGGGGACTCGGTCAGGGACGCTCTCGACCCCAAGACCCTTCGCTAG
- the mshB gene encoding N-acetyl-1-D-myo-inositol-2-amino-2-deoxy-alpha-D-glucopyranoside deacetylase, whose amino-acid sequence MSDLPARRLLLVHAHPDDETINNGATMAKYAAEGALVTLVTCTLGEEGEVIPAGLSHLAADRDNTLGQYRIGELASAMAELGVTDHRFLGGPGRFRDSGMMGVAQNEEPGCFWQADLDEAAGHLAEVILDVRPQALVTYDSNGGYGHPDHIQAHRVALRGYELAADQGHRIARVYEICTPRSVVEAGFERLAAAGKDFPFEGIASVDDVPGVLDDSLVTVTIDGSDYADHKTAAMRAHASQIAVDGPFFALSNDLGQPFFSTEYYRQVRGDALPEGCDGDLFGAEPPYGEDAR is encoded by the coding sequence ATGAGCGATCTACCCGCCAGGCGTCTGCTGCTCGTCCACGCCCACCCGGACGACGAGACGATCAACAACGGCGCGACCATGGCCAAGTATGCGGCCGAGGGCGCGCTCGTCACCCTCGTCACCTGCACCCTCGGCGAGGAGGGTGAAGTCATCCCGGCCGGGCTGTCCCACCTGGCGGCCGACCGGGACAACACGCTCGGCCAGTACCGGATCGGCGAACTGGCTTCCGCCATGGCCGAGCTCGGCGTCACCGACCACCGTTTCCTCGGCGGCCCCGGCCGCTTCCGCGACTCCGGAATGATGGGCGTCGCGCAGAACGAGGAGCCCGGCTGCTTCTGGCAGGCCGACCTGGACGAGGCGGCCGGCCATCTGGCCGAGGTCATCCTCGACGTACGCCCGCAGGCGCTGGTCACCTATGACAGCAACGGCGGCTACGGCCACCCCGATCACATCCAGGCCCACCGGGTCGCCCTGCGCGGGTATGAACTCGCCGCCGACCAGGGCCACCGGATCGCCCGGGTCTACGAGATCTGCACCCCGCGCTCGGTCGTCGAGGCGGGCTTCGAGCGGCTGGCCGCGGCGGGCAAGGACTTCCCCTTCGAAGGCATCGCGAGCGTGGACGACGTCCCCGGCGTGCTGGACGACTCCCTGGTCACCGTCACCATCGACGGCAGCGACTACGCCGACCACAAGACGGCCGCGATGCGCGCGCACGCCAGCCAGATCGCCGTGGACGGCCCCTTCTTCGCGCTGTCCAACGACCTGGGGCAGCCCTTCTTCTCCACCGAGTACTACCGGCAGGTACGCGGCGACGCCCTGCCCGAGGGATGCGACGGCGACCTGTTCGGCGCCGAGCCCCCGTACGGGGAGGACGCGCGATGA
- a CDS encoding DUF6113 family protein yields the protein MTSQRTRLLVYVLLAVLAVLVACAGALVQAGWFPGGLLLALAGCVALFYGGAKATGTRLGAVVPGVVWVIGVILLSSARPEGDFLFAAGVGPYIYLLGGAMSAVICATLPQLPVSRANAA from the coding sequence ATGACCTCCCAGCGCACCCGCCTCCTGGTCTATGTCCTGCTCGCCGTGCTCGCCGTCCTCGTCGCGTGCGCCGGAGCGCTGGTGCAGGCCGGCTGGTTCCCCGGCGGGCTGCTGCTGGCACTGGCCGGGTGCGTGGCGCTCTTCTACGGGGGCGCCAAGGCCACCGGCACCCGGCTCGGGGCAGTCGTGCCCGGCGTGGTGTGGGTCATCGGCGTCATACTGCTCAGCTCCGCGCGCCCCGAGGGCGATTTTCTCTTCGCGGCGGGCGTCGGGCCGTACATCTATCTGCTGGGCGGCGCCATGTCCGCGGTGATCTGTGCCACTCTGCCCCAACTGCCCGTATCCAGGGCGAATGCCGCCTGA